A window from Heteronotia binoei isolate CCM8104 ecotype False Entrance Well chromosome 15, APGP_CSIRO_Hbin_v1, whole genome shotgun sequence encodes these proteins:
- the LOC132583441 gene encoding olfactory receptor 4D9-like: MDPENITRRVKEFQLLGLTANRPLQYVLFIMFLIVCVTTWFGNLTIITTVITDRQLRSPMYFLLGNLAFTDLSESTVTMPKMLWDLTLQHKVISFNGCMTQIFFFHFIGSAVFFLLMVMALDRYIAIHKPLQYFTIMNPGMCVGLVAGAWLGGFVHSLVQIVLIVRLPFCGPNILDHYYCDVSQVTKLACTETFVIELLMFSNSGLLTIFVFFSLVVSYTVILVKVRVHVTKGETKALSTCGAQITVVCIHFVPCILIYGRPILKFSEEKGLSTLSTVIAPMLNPLIYTLRNTEMKNAIKRLFKRNVLSEGN, from the coding sequence ATGGATCCAGAGAACATCACCAGAAGAGTAAAAGAATTTCAACTTCTAGGCCTCACAGCAAACCGCCCTCTACAGTATGTCCTCTTTATAATGTTCCTCATAGTATGTGTCACAACTTGGTTTGGCAACCTTACCATAATCACTACAGTGATCACTGACCGCCAGCTTCGGTCTCCAATGTACTTTCTGCTGGGAAATCTGGCCTTCACAGATCTCAGTGAGTCAACAGTCACTATGCCAAAGATGCTCTGGGACCTCACCTTGCAACACAAGGTTATTTCTTTTAATGGGTGCATGACACAGATTTTCTTCTTTCACTTTATTGGAAGTGCTGTGTTTTTTCTTCTCATGGTCATGGCATTGGACCGATATATTGCTATCCATAAACCACTTCAGTATTTCACTATAATGAACCCTGGAATGTGTGTAGGGCTTGTAGCAGGAGCGTGGTTGGGTGGGTTTGTTCACTCTCTTGTCCAGATAGTGCTAATAGTAAGATTACCATTTTGTGGACCCAATATTTTGGACCATTACTACTGTGACGTGTCTCAAGTTACCAAGCTAGCCTGCACTGAAACATTTGTTATAGAGCTGTTAATGTTTTCCAACAGTGGgcttctcaccatctttgttttcTTTTCATTGGTTGTGTCATATACTGTCATCTTGGTCAAAGTAAGAGTACATGTCACAAAAGGAGAAACAAAAGCTCTTTCCACTTGTGGTGCCCAGATAACAGTAGTATGCATCCATTTTGTCCCCTGCATCTTGATCTATGGCCGACCTATCCTGAAATTTTCAGAGGAAAAGGGTCTTTCAACACTTTCCACAGTCATCGCACCAATGCTGAATCCCCTGATCTATACATTGAGAAACACTGAGATGAAGAATGCAATTAAGAGATTATTTAAAAGAAATGTACTTTCAGAGGGAAATTAA